A section of the Methanosarcina mazei S-6 genome encodes:
- the cdhD gene encoding CO dehydrogenase/acetyl-CoA synthase subunit delta, producing the protein MAKKMKLSDITNMFAGMDVEALEGVTIEGDIEIDLGGLGGGFDPMLAAALGQESAVLAQHFARIAGMFGYPVGIGAPAAPAISPALAAPKLKDLIPAKFDVANIAEWATQIQEVPIGNTSADGGSRGKRVLVGGEKALPFFPDAPMPNRNQVTIDVFDMRIGLAKAVKENYDEVMDSPGEWAKKNVEKFNADMITIHLISTDPLVKDTPPKEAAKTVEEVLQAVDVPIAIGGSGNPQKDPEVLARAAEVAEGERCLLASASLNLDYAAIAEAALKYDHDVLSWTQLDMNAQKELNRKLMKQCNVPRDRIIMDPTTAALGYGLDYAYTNMERIRLAALMGDDELTFPMSSGTTNAWGARESWMVGSPLKEDSDWGPREYRGPIWEIVTGLSLAIAGNDLFMMMHPTSVAVLKQITQTLFGTIDTEQVDIANWIGAEV; encoded by the coding sequence ATGGCAAAGAAAATGAAGTTATCTGATATTACAAACATGTTCGCGGGCATGGATGTAGAAGCCCTCGAAGGTGTTACTATAGAAGGGGACATTGAGATTGATCTCGGTGGACTCGGAGGCGGCTTTGACCCCATGCTTGCCGCTGCCCTGGGGCAGGAGAGCGCAGTACTCGCCCAGCACTTCGCAAGAATTGCAGGCATGTTCGGGTACCCGGTAGGCATAGGTGCACCAGCAGCTCCGGCAATTTCACCTGCTCTGGCAGCACCCAAACTCAAGGATCTCATACCTGCAAAGTTTGATGTTGCCAATATTGCAGAATGGGCAACTCAGATTCAGGAAGTACCAATAGGAAACACATCAGCAGACGGTGGAAGCCGTGGAAAGAGAGTGCTGGTAGGTGGAGAAAAAGCCCTGCCGTTCTTCCCTGACGCGCCAATGCCCAACAGGAACCAGGTAACAATTGACGTGTTCGATATGAGAATTGGGCTTGCAAAAGCTGTCAAAGAAAATTATGATGAGGTCATGGACAGCCCGGGAGAATGGGCAAAGAAGAACGTTGAGAAGTTCAACGCAGATATGATCACCATTCACCTGATTTCAACTGACCCGCTTGTAAAGGACACACCTCCAAAAGAAGCAGCAAAGACAGTAGAAGAAGTTCTCCAGGCTGTTGATGTCCCAATAGCAATCGGCGGATCAGGTAACCCGCAGAAAGACCCCGAAGTCCTCGCAAGAGCAGCGGAAGTTGCAGAAGGAGAACGATGCCTGCTTGCATCTGCAAGCCTGAACCTGGACTATGCAGCAATTGCAGAAGCAGCACTCAAATATGACCACGACGTCCTTTCCTGGACTCAGCTGGACATGAACGCACAGAAGGAGCTTAACAGGAAACTCATGAAGCAGTGCAATGTCCCAAGAGACAGGATCATAATGGACCCGACCACTGCAGCTCTGGGATACGGTCTCGACTACGCTTACACAAACATGGAGCGTATCAGACTCGCAGCCCTTATGGGTGACGATGAACTCACATTCCCGATGTCATCAGGTACCACAAATGCATGGGGTGCCCGTGAGTCATGGATGGTGGGATCACCACTTAAGGAAGACTCTGATTGGGGACCAAGGGAATACAGAGGACCTATATGGGAGATTGTCACTGGTCTGTCACTTGCAATTGCAGGAAACGACCTATTCATGATGATGCACCCAACATCGGTTGCTGTCCTGAAGCAGATTACCCAGACGCTATTCGGTACCATAGACACGGAACAGGTTGATATTGCAAACTGGATCGGAGCGGAGGTGTGA
- a CDS encoding carbon monoxide dehydrogenase accessory protein CooC, translating into MPKTENNQRVFCDQVIAITGKGGTGKTAVAALLIRSLSKKGQFILAVDADADTNLPETLGCENVKTIGDAKEFLQAEITKPRPDNPDMNKESVLQSKVYEIIEEMPGYDLLVMGRPEGSGCYCYVNNLLRGIMDKLVKNYDLVVIDAEAGLEHFSRKIIRDIDDLIVVTDASRRGFRTAERIHELVNELESNIGSIHVIANKVTDANREKLVKLAEELKLNLIGMIPLDPKIEEMDIKGIPLFEIPDDSVAAVEIENIVKKLGF; encoded by the coding sequence TTGCCTAAAACCGAAAACAATCAAAGGGTATTCTGTGACCAAGTAATTGCAATAACGGGAAAAGGCGGAACTGGAAAAACAGCGGTAGCGGCTCTTCTGATCCGCTCCCTTTCTAAAAAGGGGCAGTTCATACTGGCAGTTGATGCAGATGCAGATACTAACCTGCCGGAAACCCTTGGATGTGAGAACGTAAAAACGATAGGGGATGCAAAGGAGTTTTTACAGGCTGAGATAACAAAACCAAGGCCTGACAATCCCGATATGAACAAGGAGTCCGTGCTCCAGAGCAAGGTATATGAGATCATTGAAGAGATGCCGGGTTACGACCTGCTGGTAATGGGAAGGCCCGAAGGCTCAGGGTGTTACTGTTATGTAAACAACCTCCTGAGGGGCATTATGGACAAACTGGTCAAAAACTATGATCTGGTTGTGATTGATGCAGAAGCCGGGCTTGAGCATTTCAGCCGAAAAATCATCCGGGATATTGATGATCTTATTGTGGTAACTGATGCCTCAAGAAGAGGGTTCCGAACTGCAGAAAGAATTCATGAACTTGTGAATGAGCTCGAGTCAAATATAGGCAGTATTCACGTTATTGCAAACAAGGTTACAGATGCTAACCGGGAAAAGCTCGTTAAACTGGCAGAGGAACTGAAACTGAACCTGATAGGTATGATTCCTCTTGACCCGAAAATTGAGGAAATGGACATAAAAGGTATACCTCTCTTTGAAATACCCGACGATTCGGTTGCTGCAGTGGAAATAGAAAATATTGTGAAAAAACTGGGGTTCTAA
- the cdhC gene encoding CO dehydrogenase/CO-methylating acetyl-CoA synthase complex subunit beta, giving the protein MAEFPFEISPMFEGERVRKEGMFVELGGPKSLGLELVRAADMDAIEDDKVTIIGPDLKDMEEGKTYPWAMIFNIGGELVEPDLESVVERRVHDFINYCQGIMHLNQRYDVWMRVSKDTAAKMDSFEPFGKAVMMLFKTELPFIEKMQVTFYTDKDEVEKQMETAKEIFKARDARTKDLHDEDVEVFYGCTLCQSFAPTNVCVVSPDRISLCGAINWFDGRAAAKVDPEGPQFEIAKGDLLDAVTGEYTGVNEIAKKLSSGEFDKIKLHSFFDSPHTSCGCFEVVGFYIPEVDGIGWVDREYQGMAPNGIGFSTMAGQTGGGKQIVGFLGIGVNYFYSPKFIQADGGWNRVVWLPSKLKEKIDEAIPADLKDKIATENDASDIESLKAFLQEKNHPVVATWAAAEEEEEEEEEEEEVAVAAAPMMMPAAGFQMPAMPMMSGGSSGGIKLTFKNAKITIDRMIISEKKEKK; this is encoded by the coding sequence ATGGCAGAATTCCCATTTGAGATTTCCCCAATGTTTGAAGGAGAAAGAGTAAGGAAAGAAGGAATGTTCGTTGAACTCGGTGGTCCAAAATCACTTGGTCTCGAACTTGTCAGGGCTGCAGACATGGATGCGATTGAAGACGACAAAGTCACAATCATCGGTCCTGACCTCAAGGACATGGAAGAGGGAAAGACCTACCCCTGGGCAATGATCTTCAACATAGGCGGAGAACTTGTCGAGCCTGACCTTGAGTCTGTCGTAGAAAGGCGTGTCCACGACTTCATCAACTACTGCCAGGGCATTATGCACCTGAACCAGAGGTATGATGTCTGGATGAGAGTTTCCAAGGACACAGCTGCAAAGATGGACTCATTTGAGCCATTCGGAAAGGCAGTTATGATGCTCTTCAAGACAGAACTTCCATTTATCGAGAAGATGCAGGTAACTTTCTACACAGACAAGGATGAAGTCGAAAAGCAGATGGAAACAGCAAAGGAGATCTTCAAGGCAAGAGATGCAAGGACAAAGGACCTCCACGATGAAGATGTTGAAGTCTTCTATGGATGTACACTCTGCCAGTCCTTTGCTCCGACCAATGTCTGCGTTGTGTCTCCGGACAGGATCTCTCTCTGCGGTGCTATCAACTGGTTCGACGGCCGTGCAGCAGCAAAAGTAGACCCTGAAGGACCACAGTTTGAAATTGCAAAGGGTGACCTGCTCGATGCAGTAACAGGGGAATACACAGGAGTCAACGAAATCGCAAAGAAGCTGTCAAGCGGCGAATTTGACAAGATAAAACTCCACTCCTTCTTTGACTCACCACACACATCATGCGGCTGCTTTGAAGTTGTAGGGTTCTACATCCCTGAAGTCGATGGTATAGGATGGGTAGACAGAGAATACCAGGGAATGGCTCCGAACGGTATCGGATTCTCAACCATGGCAGGCCAGACCGGTGGTGGAAAGCAGATCGTAGGGTTCCTCGGTATTGGTGTAAACTACTTCTACTCACCAAAGTTCATCCAGGCTGATGGCGGATGGAACAGAGTTGTATGGCTGCCTTCCAAACTCAAAGAGAAGATCGACGAAGCAATACCCGCTGACCTCAAAGACAAGATCGCAACAGAAAACGATGCAAGCGACATCGAGTCCCTGAAAGCCTTCCTCCAGGAGAAGAACCACCCTGTAGTTGCTACCTGGGCAGCAGCTGAAGAAGAGGAAGAAGAAGAGGAAGAAGAAGAGGAAGTAGCTGTTGCAGCAGCTCCGATGATGATGCCAGCAGCAGGATTCCAGATGCCGGCAATGCCAATGATGTCAGGCGGTTCAAGCGGTGGAATAAAGCTGACCTTCAAAAACGCAAAGATCACCATTGACAGGATGATCATCAGCGAAAAGAAGGAAAAGAAATAA
- the cdhB gene encoding CO dehydrogenase/acetyl-CoA synthase complex subunit epsilon has protein sequence MVDTTKNTKLFTSYGVSTSKTVAPEMAAKLISKAKRPLLMVGTLALDPEILDRVVKISKTANIPIAATGSSLAALADKDVDAKYINAHMLGFYLTDPNWPGLDGNGNYDMVISIGFKKFYINQVLSAAKNFSNVKAIAIERGYIQNATMSFGNLSKAEHYAALDELVDFL, from the coding sequence ATGGTTGACACTACCAAGAACACAAAGCTCTTTACCAGCTACGGAGTGAGCACCTCAAAAACCGTTGCTCCTGAAATGGCTGCAAAGCTTATCTCAAAAGCAAAGAGACCTCTCCTTATGGTAGGGACCCTGGCTCTCGACCCGGAAATCCTTGACCGCGTGGTAAAAATTTCGAAGACTGCAAATATCCCTATTGCTGCAACCGGTAGTTCCCTGGCAGCCCTTGCTGACAAAGATGTAGATGCAAAATACATCAACGCTCACATGCTTGGCTTCTACCTGACCGACCCCAACTGGCCTGGTCTTGACGGAAACGGAAACTATGACATGGTCATATCCATAGGGTTCAAGAAATTCTACATCAACCAGGTACTGTCCGCAGCAAAGAACTTCAGCAACGTGAAAGCAATTGCAATTGAAAGAGGCTACATCCAGAACGCAACAATGTCTTTCGGAAACCTTAGCAAGGCAGAACACTACGCTGCCCTGGATGAGCTAGTTGATTTTTTATAA
- the cdhA gene encoding CO dehydrogenase/acetyl-CoA synthase complex subunit alpha: MSKLTTGSFSIEDLESVQITINNIVGAAKEAAEEKAKELVKAGPTLFPGLESYRDDWNFKLLDRYEPVVTPMCDQCCYCTYGPCDLSGNKRGACGIDMMGHNGREFFLRVITGTACHAAHGRHLLDHLIETFGEDLPLNLGQSNVLTPNITISTGLSPKNLGEVKPAMEFVEEQLTQLLATVHAGQESAEIDYDSKALFSGSLDHVGMEISDVVQVAAYDFPKADPEAPLIEIGMGTIDKSKPFLCVIGHNVGGVTYMMDYMEENNLTDKMEIAGLCCTAIDLTRYKEADRRPPYAKVIGSMAKELKVIRSGMPDVIVVDEQCVRGDIVPEAQKLKIPVIASNAKIMFGLPNRTDADVNETIEELKSGAIPGCVMLDYEKLGELCIRLTMEMAPIRDASGITAIPTDEELANWVAKCADCGACLIACPEELDIPEAMGFAKEGDYSYLEGLHDICIGCRRCEQVCKKEIPILNIIEKVSQKQIAEEKGWMRAGRGQVSDAEIRAEGLNLVMGTTPGIIAIIGCPNYAEGTKDVYYIAEEFLKRNFIVVTTGCGAMDIGMFKDDDGKTLYERYPGGFQCGGLVNIGSCVSNAHITGAAEKVAAIFAQRTLEGNLAEIADYILNRVGACGLAWGAFSQKASSIGTGCNILGIPAVLGPHSSKYRRALIAKTYEEDKWKVYDARNGQEMPIPPAPEFLLTTAETWQEAIPMMAKACIRPSDNSMGRAIKLTHWMELHKKYLGGSEPEDWWKFVRNEADLPLANREALLKKLEAERGWEIDWKKKKIISGPKIKFDVSAQPTNLKRLCKEA, translated from the coding sequence ATGAGCAAACTAACTACCGGGAGTTTTTCAATAGAAGATCTTGAATCCGTTCAGATCACTATTAACAACATTGTAGGGGCAGCAAAGGAGGCTGCTGAAGAAAAAGCAAAGGAGCTCGTTAAGGCTGGTCCCACTCTTTTCCCAGGACTTGAGTCCTACAGAGATGACTGGAACTTCAAACTTCTTGACCGCTACGAGCCTGTTGTTACCCCAATGTGTGACCAGTGCTGCTACTGTACCTATGGACCCTGTGATCTTTCAGGGAACAAAAGAGGTGCCTGTGGTATCGACATGATGGGCCACAACGGAAGGGAATTCTTCCTCCGTGTAATTACAGGTACTGCCTGCCACGCAGCCCACGGCCGCCACCTGCTTGATCACCTGATCGAAACCTTCGGAGAAGACTTACCCCTCAACCTTGGGCAGTCAAATGTCCTTACTCCGAACATCACAATCAGCACAGGGCTCAGCCCCAAGAACCTTGGCGAAGTCAAGCCAGCAATGGAATTCGTTGAAGAACAGCTGACTCAGCTGCTTGCAACCGTCCACGCAGGACAGGAATCCGCAGAGATCGATTACGACTCAAAAGCCCTCTTCAGCGGTAGCCTGGACCACGTAGGCATGGAAATTTCCGATGTTGTACAGGTTGCAGCCTACGACTTCCCGAAAGCTGACCCCGAAGCCCCCCTGATCGAAATCGGCATGGGGACCATCGACAAGTCCAAGCCCTTCCTCTGTGTTATAGGGCACAATGTAGGCGGTGTAACCTACATGATGGACTACATGGAAGAAAACAACCTGACTGACAAGATGGAAATTGCCGGGCTCTGCTGTACCGCAATCGACCTTACAAGGTACAAGGAAGCTGACAGGAGACCACCATATGCCAAGGTCATCGGTTCCATGGCCAAGGAACTAAAGGTTATCCGCTCCGGAATGCCTGATGTCATTGTTGTGGACGAACAGTGTGTACGCGGTGACATCGTACCCGAAGCACAGAAACTCAAGATTCCGGTCATTGCATCAAATGCAAAGATTATGTTCGGGCTTCCAAACAGGACCGATGCAGATGTTAATGAGACTATCGAGGAACTCAAGTCCGGAGCAATTCCAGGCTGTGTAATGCTGGACTACGAGAAACTCGGTGAACTCTGTATCAGGCTTACCATGGAAATGGCCCCGATCCGCGATGCATCCGGTATCACTGCGATTCCAACAGATGAGGAATTAGCAAACTGGGTCGCAAAGTGTGCAGATTGTGGAGCCTGCCTGATTGCCTGCCCTGAAGAACTCGACATACCCGAAGCTATGGGATTTGCAAAGGAAGGAGATTACTCATACCTCGAAGGCCTGCATGACATATGTATCGGCTGCCGCCGCTGCGAACAGGTCTGTAAGAAGGAAATTCCAATTCTTAACATAATCGAAAAAGTTTCCCAGAAGCAGATTGCAGAAGAGAAAGGCTGGATGAGAGCCGGCAGAGGACAGGTATCTGATGCCGAAATCCGTGCAGAAGGTCTTAACCTCGTCATGGGTACAACCCCAGGTATCATCGCAATCATCGGATGCCCGAACTATGCAGAAGGCACAAAGGACGTCTACTACATTGCTGAAGAATTCCTGAAGAGGAACTTCATTGTGGTTACGACCGGCTGTGGAGCAATGGACATTGGTATGTTCAAGGACGACGACGGCAAGACTCTCTATGAGAGGTACCCTGGCGGATTCCAGTGCGGTGGACTCGTTAACATAGGATCCTGTGTTTCTAACGCCCATATTACCGGAGCAGCCGAGAAAGTCGCAGCTATCTTTGCCCAGAGGACCCTTGAAGGCAACCTCGCCGAGATCGCAGACTACATCCTTAACCGTGTAGGTGCTTGCGGACTTGCATGGGGTGCATTCTCACAGAAAGCTTCCTCAATCGGTACCGGCTGTAACATTCTTGGTATCCCAGCAGTTCTTGGCCCACACTCCTCGAAGTACAGGAGAGCCCTGATTGCCAAGACCTATGAAGAAGACAAGTGGAAAGTCTATGATGCAAGGAACGGACAGGAGATGCCAATCCCACCAGCACCAGAATTCCTCCTGACCACAGCAGAAACCTGGCAGGAAGCAATCCCGATGATGGCAAAGGCATGCATCCGCCCGTCTGACAACAGCATGGGAAGAGCCATAAAGCTGACCCACTGGATGGAGCTGCACAAGAAATACCTTGGTGGTTCAGAACCTGAAGACTGGTGGAAGTTCGTCAGGAACGAAGCTGACCTCCCGCTGGCTAACCGTGAAGCGCTCCTCAAGAAGCTCGAGGCAGAACGCGGCTGGGAGATTGACTGGAAGAAGAAGAAGATCATTTCCGGTCCGAAGATCAAATTCGATGTCTCGGCACAGCCCACCAACCTCAAGAGACTTTGCAAGGAGGCCTGA
- a CDS encoding rhomboid family intramembrane serine protease, whose amino-acid sequence MFSRDTPYEPGGGTSDRIKSSISASPSMAIIFLCIVSFFLEMVPGIGSLYIDTFQFNPSSILTRPWTLVTYIFLHAGLGHLFFNMIVLYFFGTALERKVGNKQLLGIFFTAGILSAIGYTFLSRPIFDIYPGPMVGASGAIYGVFAALTVLEPNLRVYVYFVPMRLKHALLLFAVFDFLMVNSTDMIAHTAHLSGLFVGLYMGYRIKRMHDKYIRTRFAGRW is encoded by the coding sequence ATGTTTAGCCGTGATACACCATATGAGCCCGGAGGCGGAACGAGCGACAGGATCAAAAGTTCTATTTCTGCAAGCCCGTCGATGGCGATTATTTTTCTCTGTATAGTTTCTTTCTTTCTGGAAATGGTCCCTGGCATAGGATCTCTCTATATAGACACCTTTCAGTTTAATCCCAGCTCTATTTTGACAAGGCCCTGGACTCTTGTCACGTATATTTTCCTGCACGCCGGATTGGGGCATCTTTTTTTCAATATGATTGTCCTGTATTTCTTCGGGACTGCTCTCGAGCGAAAGGTGGGGAATAAGCAGCTCCTCGGAATCTTCTTTACGGCAGGAATTCTGTCCGCTATAGGGTATACTTTCTTAAGCAGGCCCATTTTCGACATCTATCCCGGTCCTATGGTAGGTGCAAGCGGAGCTATTTACGGGGTTTTTGCAGCTCTAACCGTACTTGAACCAAATCTGAGGGTGTATGTTTATTTTGTCCCCATGCGTCTGAAGCATGCCCTGTTGCTTTTTGCCGTTTTTGACTTTCTGATGGTAAATTCAACGGACATGATAGCCCACACTGCCCACTTAAGCGGGCTCTTTGTCGGGCTTTACATGGGTTACCGTATAAAGAGAATGCATGATAAATACATTAGAACGAGGTTTGCCGGCAGGTGGTGA
- a CDS encoding TIGR00288 family NYN domain-containing protein produces MKPVKSGLDSISKYLRTKKEVGRRKIGLLVDGPNILRKEFDVNLEEIRDVLKDYGNIKIGRVFLNQYASDKLVEAIENHGLEPIICSSDVDVRLAVEGMELVYNPNIDTLAIVTRDADFKPLLNKANEHGKETIIFGVEPGFSTALKNSADYVILMGKNHMSGYDDEDEEGKPDASEREEYHEEYPEDEYGESMEKT; encoded by the coding sequence ATGAAGCCTGTAAAAAGCGGACTTGATTCCATCTCCAAATACCTCCGTACCAAGAAAGAAGTCGGCAGGAGGAAAATAGGCCTTCTGGTAGACGGACCGAACATCCTCAGAAAAGAGTTTGATGTAAATCTCGAGGAGATTAGGGACGTTCTGAAGGACTACGGGAATATCAAGATTGGACGCGTTTTCCTGAACCAGTATGCCTCGGACAAGCTTGTCGAGGCTATTGAAAACCATGGACTTGAACCCATAATCTGTTCCAGTGATGTGGATGTGCGCCTCGCAGTAGAGGGCATGGAACTGGTCTATAATCCCAATATAGACACCCTTGCAATCGTAACCCGCGATGCGGATTTCAAACCACTGCTTAACAAAGCAAACGAACACGGGAAAGAAACCATTATCTTTGGGGTTGAGCCCGGATTTTCTACGGCACTCAAGAACTCTGCGGACTACGTCATTCTCATGGGCAAAAACCACATGAGCGGTTATGATGATGAAGATGAAGAAGGGAAACCTGATGCCTCGGAGCGTGAAGAATACCACGAGGAATATCCCGAAGATGAGTATGGAGAATCTATGGAAAAGACCTGA
- a CDS encoding methanogenesis marker 12 protein — protein sequence MAFIGVDHGTTAMRFALIEGEKVLTFELGRSEAAAMSEKEILESIEKEFGVKVKDIDLIALTYSMGDGFSEIKDVKKIEGRGLQSTEGAGKKTGGGTRVFDAVKNSGIPAIAIPGLHTRSKVDPRMKVFSHLTSPEKLGIAYHIRCMGYKDFVVSDISSNTVTLAVASGKVIGAIDACIFAPGVHHGPLDLEAIRNVDDGLRTANQAFMEAGALKMTPYKDRGELLNAAENGEEPALLALDTISLFAAMEIVSMQLLLKEYGVTGAAFLAGSVGEVEYVQKKISRHLGQECLSLGKWHAAIGCAGIARDVFAGENHILGIDVDYP from the coding sequence TTGGCATTCATAGGAGTTGACCACGGAACAACCGCAATGCGTTTTGCACTTATCGAAGGTGAAAAGGTTCTGACCTTTGAACTCGGAAGGTCTGAAGCTGCTGCAATGTCAGAAAAAGAAATTCTGGAATCTATTGAAAAAGAGTTCGGAGTCAAAGTTAAAGATATAGATTTGATTGCTTTGACTTACTCGATGGGAGACGGCTTTTCCGAGATTAAAGACGTAAAAAAGATTGAAGGGCGGGGGCTTCAGAGTACGGAAGGCGCGGGAAAAAAGACCGGAGGAGGCACACGGGTCTTTGATGCTGTGAAGAATTCCGGCATTCCGGCAATAGCGATTCCCGGCCTGCACACGAGAAGTAAAGTAGACCCGAGAATGAAGGTGTTTTCCCACCTTACAAGCCCGGAAAAGCTGGGGATTGCATATCATATCCGGTGCATGGGCTACAAAGACTTTGTTGTTTCAGATATCAGCTCCAATACTGTAACTCTTGCGGTTGCCTCTGGAAAAGTTATCGGGGCAATCGATGCCTGTATTTTCGCTCCCGGAGTTCACCACGGACCTCTTGACCTTGAAGCTATCAGAAATGTTGATGACGGGCTAAGGACAGCGAACCAGGCATTTATGGAAGCAGGAGCTCTGAAGATGACTCCTTATAAAGACAGGGGAGAACTTCTCAATGCAGCCGAAAATGGAGAAGAGCCCGCACTGCTCGCACTGGATACCATATCACTTTTTGCAGCTATGGAAATAGTTTCAATGCAGCTTCTCCTGAAAGAATACGGAGTTACGGGAGCTGCCTTTCTTGCAGGCTCTGTAGGAGAAGTGGAATATGTGCAGAAAAAAATCAGCAGGCACCTTGGCCAGGAATGCCTCAGCCTTGGGAAATGGCATGCTGCAATTGGCTGTGCCGGGATAGCAAGAGATGTTTTTGCCGGAGAAAACCATATTCTCGGAATAGACGTGGATTATCCTTAA
- a CDS encoding DUF2103 domain-containing protein, translated as MIENKDSLQENAQNLSKNKLGGTHTTVIGGRAGKKLIKLISQHPELKKVIPSVISVKGVAGGKLAGKVLRADARGNLRLLLSEGRSFQEIRLVTTVGTAEEGDRIMNELNEILKNAL; from the coding sequence ATGATAGAGAATAAAGACAGCTTACAGGAAAACGCTCAAAATCTTTCAAAGAATAAACTTGGTGGAACCCATACTACGGTTATTGGAGGGAGAGCTGGAAAAAAACTGATAAAACTTATAAGCCAGCATCCTGAGCTTAAAAAAGTAATTCCATCCGTAATTTCCGTAAAAGGTGTTGCAGGGGGAAAACTTGCAGGAAAAGTCCTGCGAGCTGACGCCAGGGGAAACCTGAGGCTATTGCTCTCCGAAGGCAGAAGTTTCCAGGAAATCAGGCTGGTGACAACAGTTGGTACCGCTGAAGAGGGGGACAGAATAATGAATGAACTGAATGAGATACTAAAAAATGCCCTCTGA
- a CDS encoding ACT domain-containing protein: MEDKVIKQISLFAENKPGRLASVANKLKSAGINIRAFTIAESGDFGIIRMVVDKSDYAHRVLHDAGFTVSETSVLGIEMEDVPGSMSRIAEVFGEANINLDYAYAFVTRDQKALLIVRVNDTQKAIKTLEENNIKLIGMKELEKI, encoded by the coding sequence ATGGAAGATAAAGTGATAAAACAAATTTCCCTTTTTGCGGAAAACAAACCTGGAAGACTTGCAAGCGTGGCAAATAAACTGAAAAGTGCCGGCATAAACATAAGAGCGTTTACCATTGCCGAATCAGGAGATTTCGGGATCATCCGAATGGTTGTGGATAAATCGGATTATGCCCACCGTGTGCTTCACGATGCAGGGTTCACAGTTTCGGAAACCAGTGTTCTGGGAATTGAAATGGAAGACGTCCCTGGAAGTATGTCCCGGATTGCGGAAGTCTTCGGGGAAGCGAATATTAACCTTGACTATGCCTATGCTTTTGTCACCAGGGATCAGAAAGCCCTTCTTATTGTCCGGGTAAATGACACTCAGAAAGCGATAAAAACCCTGGAAGAAAATAATATAAAGCTAATTGGCATGAAAGAACTTGAAAAGATCTGA